The following are encoded together in the Hemicordylus capensis ecotype Gifberg chromosome 4, rHemCap1.1.pri, whole genome shotgun sequence genome:
- the LOC128322079 gene encoding ferritin light chain, oocyte isoform-like, with product MTANVVMPKASEQGHGHPTLHSFASPASQNYHADSKASVNCLVNRFLQASCTYLSVGFYFIQDDVAISKFASFFWDLSEEKHEQAEKLLAFQNCRGGESCPPGCQKPEQDEWGEWSCCHACRYSTNEKSMNQALLEMHQIVMRHVDPHMCDFLETHYQDEEVKLIKKLRDHVTNLKRTRAHKDDFGEYLFDCLTLGESSY from the exons ATGACTGCCAACGTAGTCATGCCCAAGGCCAGTG AGCAGGGTCACGGCCACCCCACCCTGCATTCCTTTGCCAGTCCAGCCAGCCAGAACTACCATGCAGacagcaaagcaagtgtgaactGCTTGGTCAACCGCTTCCTCCAAGCCAGCTGCACCTACCTGTCCGTAGGCTTCTATTTCATTCAGGATGATGTGGCTATATCCAAGTTTGCATCCTTCTTCTGGGACCTGTCTGAGGAGAAACATGAGCAAGCGGAGAAGCTCCTAGCCTTCCAGAACTGCCGTGGCGGGGAGAGTTGTCCTCCAGGATGTCAAAAACCAGAGCAGGATGAGTGGGGGGAATGGAGCTGCTGCCATGCTTGCCGCTATTCAACGAATGAGAAGAGCATGAACCAAGCTCTGCTGGAGATGCACCAGATTGTGATGCGCCATGTCGATCCCCATATGTGTGACTTCCTGGAGACTCACTACCAGGATGAGGAGGTGAAGTTGATCAAGAAGCTGAGAGACCATGTGACTAACCTGAAGCGCACTCGTGCCCACAAAGATGACTTTGGCGAGTACCTCTTTGACTGCCTAACCCTGGGCGAGTCCAGCTACTAA